cttggcaAGCAATACCCAGGTGAAAATGTGTCATTTAGCAGTCAGACAGAGTGGCAGACTCTCATTTTCCCTGTCATTGATGCAATAAGTGGCTTCTTCACCAGAAACAGCCGAGCAGCTCTCCTGGTACATGGGAGATCTCATTCTCTAGGCAATACAAAACCGGTCAAAACCAGACTTCATCTGCTTCTGTTTCTTGAACAACCATCCCCTAACAGTTTGATATctcatttttaacatttttatctTCCAAACAGCATCAGCTGAAGTGAAGCTCACCTATGTAGTTACAGTTAATTCCCCATTCATAAATAACTGCGAGCCAATGCTTTTCCTACTGTATAATTGGGAGTTCAGTTCCTCACTGCAAGATTACAGCAATTGCAGCAAGAGGCTGGAGAAACAGCTGCCTGAACACTTTCCTCACCTGCTCTGCTCGAGGCTGCCCGAGGCTGAGGGAGCCGAGTGCTCCTGCTGGTGAGCTGATCTCACAGAGGGCTGCGAGGGGGGTGGGCTCGTAAACAGGAAGTTGCTAATGAATCTCCAAACCGCTAGGAGGGGGTAAAGGATTGTGCCCAAGAACTTCCACAGGTCGCTGCCCGAAGCCTGAACAACAGAAGTCGCAGGTCTTCCCGCCTGTCATGAACACACCAAGCAAAGCTGTCAGGTATTGAAGTCCTGCTCTTGTAGACAGAGTATTTCAGGCATCCTTTCTAAGCAGCTCAGCAGACACAAAGAAACAACTTTGGTTACACCTTAGACAAGTATCTAAGACAAGTCACCATTTATCAGAGAAACTGCTCCAAATCAGTCCTGACAAAAACTAGAGTAATTTTGCAATCTTTAGACaaagaaaatccccaaattcaaGCCCAATACCATCATGGCCAACTAACAGCAAGTATCCAGCTACTGTACTGCTGTTTGAAAAATCCGACACACAGAACCCAGCACCTACCGGCAGCAGCACCACTGAAGCACTGGGTGCCAACTCGAGTTCCAGTAACTTCTTTCCATAATCTTCTTTGGTAAACTCCCTCCTGGGAAACATTGTTGCCAGTGAAAAATTGCCATAAGTGTTACCAACCGTCTGTGAAGCacataaagaaaacattttatttatgaCTGCTCATTTTCAAACAATTGAGTATTTGCCAGGTGAGTATACCTTAACAAGAGTTTTGTATCAAACTATCAATCATCCTCAAAGTAGGAGATGAAATATTGTTCATTTTTCTCGATATCTTAGTAATGACACACTGCAGCAATCCAAAGGCACTTGGTGGCACTGGAGAAGGCTGCTAAAACTCCCTTCAAATACCCAATAAGGAAAGGAGTTGATGACAACTCCACCACCATAACAACTACTTGAGGCTCAACAAATGACAATCAGCACCTAGGTGAGAAACAAAATGTCCATATTACCTGTGCAGCAAACTGCCTGGCTTCCTCTAGCCGTGCTTCAGATGGGAACTGGTTGGTGAAGGAAGATCCATCGGGGAGGCGGAACTGAATCCTGGCTATTGCACTGTGGGACAGGCATTGGGGTCAGTCAGGACATGAACACTCACAGACAAAGGCTCCTGGGCCTTGGGCTTGGTACTACTGAAAtgtggcagagagggacagtcctgctgcccagggcagtgcagcAGGGTTGTAAGAGTGAATTCACAGTGGAAAACCACCTGCTGATCTCAATGGATCTCTCCACAACTCCATATAAGGTTCTCATAGGTTTGGATAATTCTTaagccagcagtgctgggcaaAGCAGGAGACAGCTCTGACATGGGCACTGatggccccagcacagccttgctGAATCCAAGCCAtccacacacagcccctggaTCTGCACCAAgctccccagcagtgctggcattATCCAGTCATTCTGTCCAGGCATCATCTTTGGCATTCTCACCTTATCTAGTACCCCACCAAGCTCCATTACACTGGTATTTAAATCAAAGCTCAGACACAGAACAGCTCTTATCTAACTCAAATAGCACACCAGTAAAGGTGGTCAGTGTTTCATGATCATGAATGTCAAAAAGGTGAAAGCTCTCAAAGAGCATCACGTTCTTGTAAACAGCTACCTTTAATGTCACTACTTAAACAGCTCAACACGGCAACATGTTGTCAAGAGATAAGCAGATATATTAACTCTTTTAAAAAAGTTTCTTTATCTCTCTCCCCCACAATACACACTTGTGTCTCTACTGCAACTCACCTTCGCTCCCTTTGAGCTGCCTCTTTTCTGGCCTCTATTTCAGCCTGTTTAgcctgaagagctgcagcttttGCAGCTTCTGCTTCTTCCTTCGACTTTGCAAAGCGAGCTGCCCTCTCAGCACGATCCTGTGGAAGGACCAAAGGGAAACCTTAATTGTGAACATAACTTGTTGCTTAACATTCATTAGACAGCTGTGATCTATACTCATGGACCAACTGCACAGATACAAACAGACCATATGGAGAAAAGACAGTGGAACTGCAAAGAATTATTCAGTGCCAAACTGCACAATCTCGTGTCATTAGCCAAGATGACACTTCTCACTGAGTCACTTCCCACAACCAGTTGTTAATGGATGATCTTCCCATGCAAGCTCAACACTCCAGGGAAGATAAAGGCAAAAACCCTACAATGAGTTACACAACTGCAATTCTGAGTGTTCTATACCAAAGCCTAATAATGAGGAAGAATTTCAGTTGTTATCTACTGTTTACATTcatatatgcacacacacatatataccaACTTGGAAAATAATCCTCCTCACCATTCTGAGGGCAGTGTTCTCGTGTATGTTCTACAATTAAATACACCCTGTGCTTCTCTTTTACCACCATGCCTaaattgtaattatttttacatttatatgATAATTCTCCACTAGACTCAAGCAATATGACAGAAATGTTTGTTCATATAGAATTGTGAAGATGAAAGCAGAAGTTTCATTTTATACACAGGAAATGCAACATAAacaccaaacacaaaaattACTGTTACTATACAAGGCTACAGGATTCCAAATGGAAAAATGAATAATCTTTCAAAGCCTCAGCAAATGTGAAAAATTATCATTTTAGTACACTGTGTGAAGCAGCAAATTCTCTTCCAAAATGCAAAATTTACCATTGCAATCTGTTGCCATATGCTCATAGGACATTACTACATCTGGTGATGGAAATAGGACTTCCTGGAGTTTCTAGCTCTGTTACTGTAGTCATTTATCAAAACCAATGGAGCTGAGCAGCATGTCAGCAGAGGAGAGCCAGAAGAGGCTCATGGTAGCAATGAGCCACAAGAGGATTTGTAGTGCACAATGGTGTAAGCAAGCTAGAAGAGTCTGGAGCAAAAGCTTTAATGCATGCCAACAACCACAGCCTGTCTTAAGTAGCTGGATTAGTTCTTCGGAAGCTAAGATATTTCAGTTGCCatgaggctgctcctgcagtgaAATGCAGTAATTGTCTCATGGCAGATACTAGAGCTACAAAGCTTTTGGAAGGGTGTGGAGATCAGTGTCTGTTCAGATGCTGAGTGCATGTAAGAAGGATGACTCCTGGCTTTGTGTGACAGTGCTTTTTCTTTAGCCCTTACTTAGATGAAAGGTGTGTTAGTCCTTGTGACTAGTTTTTCTTGAAGCTGAAGGCTGATGGGGTTTGGAAGCCACTTGAAAGCATAGAACTGAAAGCTTCCATTCTCAATTATCTCCACTTAAACCATGACACAGCACCCTCCTGTGCAAAATATGGTGCTTTAAGAAAAAATCCCTTAAGTCTGACCTTTCCTAAACATTGCTAAAAGTATGTTTCTCTCTTCAGCATTGTGAATGTTAATGTGTAAATCCTTTTCTCCTGTGGTTTGAGTGGTAGTTTACTGCTGCTGTGTTCATGCAAATTATTCTCTCTGCAGAAGAGGACGATGCAGCACTAAAGAGGAGTGAACTTATTAATTGGTATCTAAAGGAAATTGAATCTGAAATCGAATCTGAAGAAGAACTAATTAATAAAAAGAAGATCATAGAGAGAGTCATTCACCGACTTACACATTATGTATGTATAGAGATGTGTGGGTTGTGAAAAAGGGTTTTTTGACTTGTATAGGGTTTAACTTATATattaaaatgtttcctttttaatAGAATACATTCCTGTTTGGGGAAGTCTGTTTTGCTCTTCCATTGATTGATGCAGTATAAATGTCTTCTTTGTTTAACACCTGCTACAgtaattacaggaaaaaaaaccccactgaaaTAAATTAGAGATGTGTATAAGTAAAAGTTCCAAGTGCTATACTGTGTCACTATAGAAGTGtgatattttgtttttctacagCCATTATACATTAGCATACAAAAATACAATTAACACTTGGATTCAATGGATAGCCTAAAGTCAGAGGGGTACGAGGgcattttggaggaaaaagaaTGACAAAATAAACTCCTTTTCACTTTTAAAGACACAACACCATTACAGTGGAAAGCATTAGGCTGGAAAGATCCCAGAAAGGATACAACATAGAAGTGATTTCCCCTGAATGCTGTTTTTAAGAATCTCTTAGAGGGTCCTTAGAGGTCCTACCAATATAAAAATGCTTTCTAAAGAGTACAAACAAACCCCTCTGTCCTTGTTTAACACAGCTCTTGTGTGTTGCAGGACCACATTCTGATCGAACTGTCCCAGTCAGGACTGAGAGGATCCAGAGAAGAGGAGACTTTTGATGATGATCCATACCTGGTTGTCAACCCCAACTATCTGCTGGAGGACTGAGGGCTGAGCTCTAACCATTGTAGAGCTCCCTGGTTACAAGCTGGGAAATGCATTCTTTCCTTGCAGGGCTTGCTGTGTGGCTCATTGCTTGAATTCCTCTGCCTGTGCCAGAGTGTGGTCAGTAATGTGGGATTTCTCATTTACACTGAGCACACCTGGAAAGCTTTTAAAGGCATCCCACACATGTATTAGTTCCACTGTTAGCTCTGAATTTCAGTGCCATCATCTGGATGCAGAGGAGAATCATCCAATAGCTATTTTCATCATCAAGCTATGTAgatgtttctattttaaataagATTGATTTTACATTGTTCTTCTGTAGTAGACATTTTATGCTATaagtttttactgttttttttaTTAACATAAATAAAAGCTCATTAAATGTCTGGGGGTGGGTTTGTTGTTACTCACATGTGAGATTGCTGTTTTCTATGCCTGTCATTTGAGGCTGAAAAACTAGGGATCTAAATGTTTAATGTCTTAAGGAAGACCAAATTTCCTGGATGAGTGATGCTCTTTTTTAAGAAGTTTTTTTAACTTCCTGTAATAGACAATGAGAAACTGattgcttctctttctttttggaTGGACTAAAGATGTGCAGGCTCCTGTTGCTTCTATCAAGTAGAAAACAGCAAATAGCCAAGCCCAAAGCAAGGCTTTAAGTCAGCAGGGCAGAAACCCCTACCTTGATGAGTGTCTTGACTTGTAAGTGAACTAAAACCTGCCACCATTTGTGAGGGGTTTTTTAGACTATATTTGTAAATCTATTTGAAGATCTTTCTATAAGAAAACTTTGCTTGAATTTCTACTCTCAATTTTTTTACTGTAAACTACAGGATTATTAAATTATCTATTAAGAATTTAAAATACCTGAATATTTGTCTTGTTTCCTGGATACTAGCACTTCAGAAACATTTGTAATGCATGAAAGAGATCAAAGTTACatattttatttagaaatagTGTGAAATAACTGTTTCTGAGGGAGGCTCAGAAATGGAGCTGGTTTGTAAGACAGTATTCTTTTCTTCTTAATCTCTCCCAGCTTTCAAGAGTTACACTTGGTCTAACTAAGCATGTCATTCAAAATAACAGTTCTATTTAAGGAGTAGAGGGAATAATAAATATTTGTCATCAGCACTACCCCATCACTGGGCACTACTGCAGTAACTTCTCCACTCATTTCTTTCATAAACCACATTTTGGCAAATTCtacatttcattaaaaatagcCACCCACCTGCAACAATACTTTCATGGTATGCTATATTGTTCCTTTACTTTCAAAATAACAATAGGAAGATGTTTGGCCTTCATTAtgtttccccctcccctctctcaTTCTTAGTTTGAAAATAAATACTCTTCATGTAggagaaagaagcagaaaaaaatactttctgtAGGCTGAGAGGTGTTTTCTCTGAGTTAATGCAACTCTACTGAAAAGTAAGCACCAGGTGGTGTTGTAAAGTTCATTTTTATCTTGCTATTCAGACGTCAGAGTGGAGGGAACTTGTTCAGAGCACTCAGCACAATGTTCTAGTGAGTTCTCTAGGACGTCATGAAAAATAATCTGGGAGTCAAATAGAGTCCAAGTGCACAAATTACAATCCCTGTATAAAGTTTGAGTGACAGCAAATGTTGAGGGATGTCTTCAGTTGtaacttaaaataaaaataatattgtttGACAGCAATAACTTGCCTAGATGATTGAAGATAAGCTTTAGacaaaattttggtttttaaaagaaattaactcTGAGATAGAACCAACATTTCATAGGTATGGTGAATTTTGTGTTTAATTGCTTTAAATTGTTCTCGCTCCTTCAGTTCTGTAGGAGAATACAGTTCACTGCCAGAGATTTTATATTGGTTATAATAGGTACCAGCCTACAGCATGTACTGGAATGTAGAAGAGCTGAGCTAGacatggaaaagcaaaaaattgAGACTAAAATTCCTGGATATTTTTGGGTTGGAGGAACCACATACTTGCTGATGCCTGCATTCATATCAGAGTCACGTTTCCAGCTGGGTGAGCTGCCACATCTCAGGTTTCCTTTATCCACCCAGGATCAGAGCACAGACgtgcctcctgctgccctgcatgaTCGGAACTGGTgaacccagccccagccatgcagATAACACTgcttttgttgggttttggatccagagctgtgctgggattcTTCGAAAGCTGAAAAGGccaaaaagagagggaaagttTATCTATTGATTTCATCTTCCTCTAAATGGGAGGCAATATTAGAAAATGTCAATTGATATTTAAACATAAAGGGAAACATAAGCATCTCAGAAAATGTTTTCACATGACCTTTCTCCAACGGATTGAAAGTGATTTTGTGCTCATCTGTGTTTTTTTTATCTACAGTGAAAGTCCTGGTCTGTTATTCCAGTGTCAGCTAATTCCGAGAACATTTATCTATGGAACAGATAATTTCAGTTAAATATTACTTCTACTGGTGTATAAGTAGTGTGGAGTAGTTGTTTTTGAAGCAAGGTTCAGAAATGGACCTGATTTGTAAGACGGCCATCCTCTTTCTGTCGGTTTCTCTCAGCCTTGGCATAGACGGGGAATTGGCTCAGAATTTTATCACCATTGCTGGGCCTCTCCCCAGCGAGCTGGCAGAGAGATGgggcctgcaggagcagggccctGAATCCCAGgctcccctgtgccaggcagatgCGGCGGCTGCCGAGCTGCCCCGGTACCTGCGGCGGCTCCGAGCGCTGGGGGTGACGCACTGCGGGCTGGCCCTGCCGTGGGGCCGCGTCCTTCCCGGGGGCGATGCCGTGGCTGCCGATGGAGCCCGGGTGCGCTGCTACCGCCGGCTGCTGGAGGCCGTGGCTGCCGCGGGGCTCAgggccgtgctgctgctgcaccgcGGGCCCGTCCCCGCCCTGAGCACGGCCAGGCCTTTCCATGAGCTCTTTGCGGAGTACGCGGATTTCAGCTTCCGTGCCTTCGGGGACCTGGTGGATGTGTGGCTCTCCTTCAGTGACCTGCCGCAGGTCCTTCAGAGCCTGCCCTACGCTGAGCCCCAGGAGCGGCTCCAGGCCGTGgctgctgctcacagagcaTTTTACTCCGTGCTCCATGAGCAAGTGTCACCAGCAGGTAAGGAGAGCAGGGTTTTTCCGTATGACTCGCTAATATTTTGTGGTTGCATTAAATGGCAACTGCTACGTGCAGTCTCTGTAGATATTTTTGTGTGCCTCTTCCTACCCACAAGGAAAGACCAAAACTTTTCTGAAATATACCTGAAACTTTGAAAAAACAAGGCACAGAAAGTCTAACTGTGAGGAAGTCTGCAGTGCCCCCTGTTCGACTTTCCTCATTGCAGACACTGGGGTTTGCAGTAATTAAATCCCAAATCTACCTGTGTTACACAGAGCAACAGAATTACACCTCTTCCATGATGGGTAGCTGGGATTTTCCAAGCAGATTCCTTCTTGGGTCTGCCTTCTTTGGTCTTTTCTCTCCCAGACAGACAACCAGTAGAGTTGGCtgagttattattttttttcccaactttttaattagttaattaatttttaattcttgcaTTTGTCAGGAATACTTTGTTGTACAGTTCACACTATCTGGTGATAGCCCTTAAAAGTTCCCCATATCCCCTCCTGCATCTCCTGTCCCTCCAACTTCTGTCTATTCCAACATCTCAAAACCATTCAGCGTagaat
The nucleotide sequence above comes from Zonotrichia albicollis isolate bZonAlb1 chromosome 10, bZonAlb1.hap1, whole genome shotgun sequence. Encoded proteins:
- the LOC141730514 gene encoding UBX domain-containing protein 4-like, translating into MSIWQQIAMDRAERAARFAKSKEEAEAAKAAALQAKQAEIEARKEAAQRERSAIARIQFRLPDGSSFTNQFPSEARLEEARQFAAQTVGNTYGNFSLATMFPRREFTKEDYGKKLLELELAPSASVVLLPAGRPATSVVQASGSDLWKFLGTILYPLLAVWRFISNFLFTSPPPSQPSVRSAHQQEHSAPSASGSLEQSRQAVRKRVVEKRGEDFKKEGKIYRLRTQDDGEDENNTWNGNSTQQM